From a region of the Pseudanabaena sp. ABRG5-3 genome:
- a CDS encoding class I SAM-dependent methyltransferase, with amino-acid sequence MLDTKIGTQNEENRLFWLQKTLEKIPEGHRILDAGAGEQQFKRLCLHLEYVSQDFAKYDGSGDNKGLQVGKWNQENIDIVSDITSIPQPDSSFDAVLCTEVFEHIPEPLLALKEFSRLLRPDGYLIITAPFCSLTHFSPYHYYSGFNRYFYETHLSQYGFEIIDLQANGNFFEYLAQELRRLPYIANTYSNDRMRKWENLALKILLKALERFYHQDKGSANLLNFGFHVMAIKK; translated from the coding sequence AATCGTTTATTTTGGTTACAAAAGACACTAGAAAAAATCCCAGAAGGTCATCGTATTTTAGATGCAGGAGCAGGAGAACAGCAATTTAAAAGACTTTGTTTACATCTTGAATATGTATCTCAAGATTTTGCTAAATATGATGGTAGTGGAGATAATAAAGGGTTGCAAGTAGGAAAGTGGAATCAGGAAAATATAGATATTGTTTCTGATATCACATCAATTCCACAACCTGATTCTTCATTTGATGCTGTTTTATGTACAGAAGTATTTGAACATATCCCAGAGCCATTACTAGCATTAAAAGAGTTTTCTAGATTATTACGTCCAGATGGCTATCTGATTATCACTGCACCATTTTGTAGTCTCACACACTTTTCACCTTATCACTACTACAGTGGCTTTAATAGATATTTTTATGAGACCCACTTATCTCAATATGGATTTGAGATTATTGATTTACAAGCAAATGGTAATTTTTTTGAATATTTGGCTCAAGAGCTAAGGCGTTTACCCTATATAGCAAATACATATTCAAATGATCGTATGAGAAAGTGGGAAAATCTAGCATTAAAAATCCTACTAAAAGCCCTAGAGCGTTTTTATCATCAAGATAAAGGATCTGCTAATTTATTAAATTTTGGATTTCATGTAATGGCTATTAAAAAGTAA
- a CDS encoding glycosyltransferase family 4 protein: MFSQRRQINLAIIASHPIQYYAPLFQGIAHESDLKIKVFYLWDFGITNQIDRGFQQSLKWDISLLDGYEFEFVPNTSKAKGTHHIFGLQNPTLTKQVLEFNPDAILLTVSYNYISIYRLLWQLRNHNIPIIFRGDSHRILAKQDLKSKIKRLFISWIFQNFAACLYVGKANYDYFRYHHIPENKLFFAPHAIDKQRFSDVNINLQEKVKIWKRELGIPLDNQVILFAGKFEEKKRPLDLIQAFIHAQLPSVSLLLVGSGVLESAMRDLAQQNQHIYFAPFQNQSLMPLTYAMGDVLVLPSYGASETWGLAINEAMCMGNPVIVSNHVGCAADLVKPFENGLIFDAGNVDALTDCLREAMGDRDRLKRWGEESKKIIANYSYEHVIAGLKQALQSVLK, translated from the coding sequence ATGTTTAGTCAACGTAGACAAATTAATCTAGCAATTATTGCTTCGCATCCGATCCAATACTACGCACCGCTTTTTCAAGGTATTGCTCACGAATCTGATCTCAAGATTAAAGTGTTCTATCTATGGGATTTTGGAATTACTAATCAGATCGATCGCGGTTTTCAGCAATCATTAAAATGGGACATTTCTTTGCTTGATGGCTATGAGTTTGAATTTGTACCTAATACCAGTAAAGCCAAAGGGACTCATCATATATTTGGATTGCAAAATCCGACTCTTACGAAGCAAGTATTAGAGTTTAATCCAGATGCGATATTACTAACTGTTTCCTATAACTATATAAGTATTTATAGATTGCTTTGGCAGTTAAGAAATCATAATATACCGATTATATTTCGGGGTGATTCCCATCGGATTTTGGCTAAGCAAGATCTAAAAAGTAAAATTAAGAGATTATTTATATCTTGGATTTTTCAAAATTTTGCGGCTTGTCTTTATGTTGGCAAAGCTAATTATGATTATTTTCGATACCACCATATTCCAGAGAATAAACTATTTTTCGCTCCCCATGCAATTGATAAACAGCGCTTCTCAGATGTAAATATTAATTTGCAGGAAAAAGTTAAGATTTGGAAACGAGAATTAGGTATTCCTTTAGATAATCAAGTGATTCTTTTTGCAGGGAAATTTGAAGAGAAAAAACGTCCTTTAGATTTGATTCAAGCTTTTATCCATGCTCAGTTGCCTTCAGTCTCGTTGCTACTAGTTGGATCTGGTGTTTTAGAATCAGCAATGCGGGACTTAGCCCAGCAAAATCAACATATTTATTTTGCGCCTTTCCAAAATCAATCACTGATGCCACTTACCTATGCTATGGGAGATGTTTTGGTTTTGCCTAGTTATGGTGCTAGTGAGACATGGGGACTCGCAATTAATGAGGCGATGTGTATGGGTAATCCTGTAATTGTCAGTAACCATGTGGGCTGTGCAGCAGACTTAGTAAAGCCATTTGAGAATGGGTTGATTTTTGACGCTGGAAATGTGGATGCGTTAACGGACTGTTTACGAGAGGCAATGGGCGATCGCGATCGCCTCAAACGATGGGGTGAGGAAAGTAAAAAAATTATCGCTAATTACTCATACGAGCATGTAATTGCAGGGTTAAAACAAGCTTTGCAATCAGTCTTAAAATAA
- the ispG gene encoding (E)-4-hydroxy-3-methylbut-2-enyl-diphosphate synthase, with translation MTTVSENRPSTQNGKTEPIIDGSENLGVIVRRKTRPVQVGNITIGGGAPVVVQSMINEDTLDIDGSVAAIRRLHEIGCEIVRVTVPSMAHAAALSEIRQKLKRTYLDVPLVADVHHNGMKIALEVAKHIHKVRINPGLYVFEKPKADRTEYTQSEFDEIAEKVRDTLKPLVLSLKEQGKAMRIGVNHGSLAERMLFTYGDTPQGMVESAIEFIRICEDLDFRNIVISMKASRVPVMIAAYQLMVKRMDQLGMDYPLHLGVTEAGDGEYGRIKSTAGIATLLSQGIGDTIRVSLTEAPEKEIPVCYSILQSLGLRKTMVEYVACPSCGRTLFNLEEVLHKVREATKHLVGLDIAVMGCIVNGPGEMADADYGYVGKTPGTISLYRGKEEIKRVPEAEGVEQLIALIKSDDRWVDP, from the coding sequence ATGACGACTGTTTCTGAGAATAGACCCAGCACCCAAAATGGAAAAACTGAGCCAATCATCGATGGCAGTGAAAATCTCGGTGTAATCGTCAGACGCAAAACCCGACCCGTGCAAGTAGGCAATATCACCATCGGTGGTGGTGCGCCCGTAGTTGTGCAGTCGATGATTAACGAAGATACTCTCGATATCGATGGCTCCGTCGCTGCAATTCGCCGCCTGCATGAAATTGGTTGTGAAATTGTGCGCGTTACCGTCCCCAGCATGGCTCATGCCGCCGCCCTCTCAGAAATCCGCCAAAAGCTGAAGCGTACTTATTTGGATGTGCCTCTAGTCGCCGATGTCCACCACAACGGCATGAAAATTGCCCTCGAAGTCGCTAAGCATATTCACAAAGTCCGCATCAATCCTGGTCTCTATGTATTCGAGAAGCCTAAAGCCGATCGCACTGAATACACCCAATCAGAATTTGACGAAATCGCTGAAAAAGTCCGCGATACCCTCAAGCCCCTAGTTCTATCCCTCAAAGAACAGGGCAAAGCGATGCGGATCGGCGTAAATCATGGTTCCCTTGCCGAACGGATGCTGTTTACCTATGGCGACACGCCTCAGGGCATGGTCGAATCAGCGATCGAGTTTATCCGCATCTGTGAAGACCTCGACTTTAGAAATATTGTCATCTCGATGAAGGCTTCCCGTGTTCCTGTGATGATCGCCGCCTATCAATTGATGGTCAAGCGCATGGATCAGTTGGGGATGGATTACCCCCTCCACCTCGGCGTAACCGAAGCAGGCGATGGTGAATATGGTCGTATCAAGTCCACCGCAGGCATTGCCACATTACTATCCCAAGGCATCGGTGACACCATCCGCGTATCCCTCACCGAAGCTCCCGAAAAGGAAATCCCCGTTTGCTACAGCATTCTCCAGTCCCTCGGACTTCGCAAAACGATGGTGGAGTACGTCGCCTGTCCCTCCTGCGGACGCACCCTATTTAACCTCGAAGAAGTCCTCCACAAAGTCCGTGAAGCAACTAAGCACCTCGTTGGTCTAGACATTGCCGTTATGGGTTGCATCGTCAACGGCCCTGGAGAAATGGCAGATGCAGACTATGGCTATGTCGGCAAAACCCCTGGCACAATCTCGCTTTATCGCGGCAAAGAAGAAATTAAGCGCGTCCCTGAAGCTGAAGGCGTAGAACAATTAATTGCCCTAATCAAATCCGACGATCGCTGGGTCGATCCTTAA
- a CDS encoding glycosyltransferase family 4 protein gives MKESQQNQKLLNLRVLAVLPGLELFGNERDNIEVYIALREQGAKVLIGISKNHINSDVEKYLQKLDFETFNLPFGNQWSWMWLKQYPLSIFEKMNQLWNCSRILLQQIKTFQPTHIHLGSLMGYNYIAPALVFNQIPLIYRMGDAPPTDSSYNLKIWHFAMKRASKVIAVSEFISQQIIAQGVSQAKITKIYNVAPSRLFPSDIKSVKRDGLVYVGRLAENKGLCHLFQAFSKTQEQNLTIVGCSVYDANFRNQLEDWVKFNNLQERVHFLGQVDDPTIYYAKSLIHVAPSIVQEALGMVVLEAKKVGTPSIVFPSGGLPEMIRHGIDGYICRDKTPEALTEAIEWMLADRDRLSKMGEAARHDYETRFGRERFLQEWANSYLDN, from the coding sequence ATGAAAGAAAGTCAACAAAATCAAAAGCTATTAAATCTACGTGTTTTAGCAGTATTACCAGGACTAGAGCTTTTTGGTAATGAGCGAGACAATATTGAAGTTTATATAGCACTAAGAGAACAAGGAGCCAAAGTCTTAATAGGAATTAGTAAAAATCATATCAATAGTGATGTTGAGAAGTATTTACAGAAGTTAGATTTTGAAACATTTAATCTTCCTTTTGGGAACCAATGGTCATGGATGTGGCTCAAGCAATATCCACTTTCTATATTTGAAAAAATGAATCAGTTATGGAATTGTAGCCGTATCCTTTTGCAGCAGATTAAAACTTTTCAACCGACACATATTCATCTCGGCTCTCTTATGGGATATAACTACATAGCTCCTGCTTTAGTTTTTAATCAAATTCCACTCATTTACCGTATGGGTGACGCTCCACCAACTGATTCTAGCTACAACCTAAAAATTTGGCACTTTGCAATGAAAAGAGCCTCAAAAGTAATAGCAGTCTCTGAATTTATTAGTCAACAGATCATAGCCCAAGGAGTTTCACAGGCAAAAATCACAAAAATCTACAATGTAGCTCCATCCAGATTATTTCCCTCGGATATCAAAAGTGTAAAGCGAGATGGATTAGTATATGTAGGTAGACTGGCAGAAAATAAAGGATTGTGTCATCTATTTCAAGCTTTTAGTAAAACGCAGGAACAGAATTTAACTATAGTTGGCTGTTCTGTTTATGATGCTAACTTTAGAAATCAGTTAGAAGATTGGGTCAAATTCAACAATTTACAAGAACGAGTTCATTTCTTAGGGCAGGTAGATGATCCAACAATATACTATGCAAAATCTCTAATTCATGTTGCACCATCAATCGTACAAGAAGCCTTGGGTATGGTTGTTTTAGAGGCTAAGAAAGTAGGAACACCTTCTATTGTATTTCCATCTGGTGGATTACCTGAAATGATAAGACATGGCATTGATGGCTATATTTGCCGAGATAAAACTCCTGAAGCTTTGACTGAAGCTATTGAGTGGATGTTAGCGGATCGCGATCGCTTAAGTAAAATGGGAGAAGCGGCTCGCCATGATTATGAAACAAGATTTGGTAGAGAGAGATTTCTGCAAGAGTGGGCTAATAGTTATCTAGACAATTAA
- a CDS encoding alpha-1,2-fucosyltransferase, with product MIIVRLIGGLGNQMFQYAAARRLAEKHSTILKLDITQFETYKLRKYDLHCFHIWEHLATRNEINQILGNSQNIINRTVRKVSRELGLKYLQNNKLVRERSFAFDSNILDVPDNILLDGYWQSEKYFADITNILRREFVVKYQQDALSQRIADVIRSTESVSLHVRRTDYVQNAVTNKVHGTCDRDYYDRCVRYISERILNPHFFIFSDEPQWAIENLQISFPTTIVNCNNTSRDYEDIRLMSMCKHNIIANSSFSWWGAWLNSNYSKIVCAPKQWFADSSRDTRDIIPDLWIKL from the coding sequence ATGATTATTGTAAGACTAATTGGTGGCTTAGGTAATCAAATGTTTCAGTATGCTGCTGCTCGAAGATTGGCAGAGAAACATTCAACCATACTCAAACTTGATATTACCCAATTTGAAACTTATAAATTACGAAAATATGACTTGCATTGTTTCCACATTTGGGAGCATCTAGCCACCAGAAATGAAATCAATCAAATTTTAGGTAATTCTCAAAATATAATTAATCGCACAGTTCGTAAAGTATCTAGGGAATTAGGGTTGAAGTATCTACAAAATAATAAGTTAGTGCGTGAAAGATCTTTTGCCTTTGACTCTAATATTTTAGATGTACCTGACAATATTTTACTTGATGGCTATTGGCAATCCGAAAAGTATTTTGCTGATATTACTAATATTCTACGTCGTGAATTTGTTGTTAAATATCAGCAAGATGCTCTGAGTCAAAGAATTGCTGATGTCATTCGGTCAACTGAATCAGTATCACTTCATGTGCGGCGTACTGATTATGTTCAAAATGCCGTAACTAACAAAGTTCATGGAACATGCGATCGCGATTATTATGATCGCTGTGTTCGTTATATTAGTGAACGTATATTAAATCCTCATTTCTTTATCTTCTCTGATGAGCCTCAATGGGCTATAGAAAATCTTCAAATATCATTTCCTACCACAATAGTTAACTGTAATAATACATCTCGTGATTATGAAGATATACGTTTAATGAGTATGTGTAAGCATAATATAATTGCCAATAGTTCATTTAGTTGGTGGGGGGCATGGCTTAATAGCAACTACAGTAAAATTGTTTGCGCTCCCAAGCAATGGTTTGCTGACTCATCAAGAGATACGAGAGACATAATTCCAGATTTATGGATAAAACTATGA
- a CDS encoding glycosyltransferase, which yields MAKILILIGGHLCTAPRPQKEAESLTRAGHDVTVAGCWFDPVLVQRDRLLMGIKQWKFEAVLDFQPYQRVNNCSVRWRSRIAKEKFQRLGIFSPDLLGYGIKEMMKYAQKAKADLTIVHSEAGLWVGNQLIEQGYRVGIDFEDWFSENILPEVHTSQPINQLKSLESQLINECTYCITTSLAMAQGLAQAYQSKIPTVIYNTFPWEERLQIDGQIRDRRNLDLLSIHWFSQTIGQGRGLEILFQSLPYIHKPIEIHLRGNYPESSRRWLELQIPPEWRDRLFIHPTVPNNELLARIAEHDIGLALEIPYCLNKQLTISNKLFQYLQAGLSVIATDTEGQSEILSQYPEIGQLIPYDDAITLASAINSLINNSSKLKSNKQSALKVAQEKLNWKQQEDKIVALVEQAISN from the coding sequence ATGGCAAAAATTCTGATTCTGATTGGCGGACATTTATGTACTGCACCGCGTCCTCAAAAGGAGGCAGAAAGTTTAACTAGAGCAGGACATGATGTGACTGTTGCAGGATGCTGGTTTGATCCAGTATTGGTACAACGGGATCGATTGCTTATGGGTATTAAGCAATGGAAATTTGAGGCAGTTCTTGATTTTCAACCATATCAGAGAGTTAACAATTGCTCTGTTCGTTGGCGATCGCGGATTGCTAAGGAAAAATTTCAGAGACTAGGCATATTTTCTCCTGACTTATTGGGCTATGGGATAAAGGAAATGATGAAATATGCCCAGAAAGCCAAAGCTGATTTAACAATTGTTCATTCGGAAGCAGGACTTTGGGTAGGCAATCAATTGATAGAGCAGGGGTATCGAGTTGGGATTGATTTTGAGGATTGGTTTTCTGAGAATATTCTCCCAGAAGTTCATACTAGTCAGCCGATCAATCAATTGAAATCTTTGGAAAGTCAGTTAATCAATGAATGTACCTACTGTATTACCACTTCTCTCGCCATGGCTCAAGGCTTAGCTCAGGCTTACCAATCAAAGATTCCCACCGTGATTTACAATACATTTCCTTGGGAAGAGCGATTACAAATTGATGGTCAAATTCGCGATCGCCGGAATCTTGATTTACTGTCGATTCACTGGTTTTCACAAACTATTGGACAGGGCAGAGGATTAGAGATTCTCTTCCAGTCGTTGCCATATATTCATAAACCTATAGAAATCCATCTGCGAGGAAACTATCCTGAAAGTTCTCGTCGATGGCTAGAGCTACAGATTCCTCCAGAATGGCGCGATCGCTTATTTATCCATCCTACTGTCCCTAACAACGAATTATTGGCTCGAATCGCTGAACATGATATTGGATTAGCTTTAGAAATTCCTTACTGCCTTAATAAACAATTGACGATAAGCAATAAACTCTTTCAGTATTTACAGGCAGGGTTATCAGTAATTGCCACAGATACAGAAGGTCAAAGTGAGATACTGTCTCAATATCCTGAAATTGGTCAATTAATACCATATGACGATGCGATCACATTAGCATCAGCAATAAATAGCTTAATTAACAATTCCTCTAAATTAAAATCTAATAAACAATCTGCTTTGAAAGTTGCCCAAGAGAAATTAAACTGGAAACAACAAGAAGATAAAATTGTCGCTCTAGTTGAACAGGCAATTAGCAATTAA
- a CDS encoding glycosyltransferase family 2 protein, with product MTNPKVTVLMPVYNAERYVGKAIESILSQTFKNFEFLIIDDDSTDNSLSIINSYNDPRITLFSNRSNCGLSYTLNRGIEIAKGEYIARMDADDISLPKRLEKQVEFMENHPEIGICGAWIHSFDKLGDRNIWHYPSTHEEIVSWLFFNCCFAHPTVVIRKKLFWETGLKYNQEFMPSEDYDLWVKLMKITKGVNLQEVLLKYRLSDNQMSSSKSLQILNANKVRFQILNSMGFQLDQAQQEFHSKILNDSWCRDTVFFEKSIHWLETISETNKLQKIFPEPWFTIGLSKFLFGKSLMYASLSLDTYSLYKASRLSLLYKPNFYDLLKLRIKTLVKFWQ from the coding sequence ATGACCAATCCAAAGGTAACTGTTTTGATGCCTGTCTATAATGCAGAGCGGTATGTTGGCAAAGCTATAGAAAGTATTTTGAGCCAAACCTTTAAGAATTTTGAGTTTTTGATTATTGATGATGATTCAACAGATAATAGTTTAAGTATTATTAATTCATATAATGACCCAAGGATCACTTTATTTAGTAATAGAAGTAACTGTGGTCTATCTTATACTTTAAATAGAGGCATAGAAATTGCTAAAGGAGAATACATAGCTAGGATGGATGCTGATGATATTAGCTTACCTAAGAGACTAGAAAAACAAGTTGAATTCATGGAAAATCATCCCGAAATAGGGATATGTGGTGCTTGGATTCATAGCTTTGATAAATTAGGCGATCGCAATATTTGGCATTATCCCTCAACTCATGAGGAAATAGTATCTTGGTTATTTTTTAATTGCTGTTTTGCTCATCCTACAGTTGTTATAAGAAAGAAACTATTTTGGGAAACAGGACTAAAATATAATCAAGAGTTTATGCCTTCTGAAGATTATGATCTCTGGGTAAAACTTATGAAAATAACTAAGGGAGTCAATTTACAGGAGGTTTTACTAAAGTATCGTTTGTCAGACAATCAAATGAGTAGTAGTAAATCCCTACAAATCTTAAATGCAAATAAGGTAAGGTTTCAGATATTAAATAGTATGGGTTTTCAATTAGATCAAGCACAACAGGAATTCCACTCAAAAATCTTAAATGATTCTTGGTGTCGAGATACGGTCTTTTTTGAAAAATCTATACATTGGCTCGAAACAATATCAGAAACTAATAAATTACAAAAAATATTTCCTGAGCCTTGGTTTACAATTGGCTTGTCTAAATTCTTATTTGGGAAATCATTAATGTATGCATCTTTATCCCTAGATACATACAGCCTATATAAAGCATCTAGGTTATCATTATTATATAAGCCAAATTTTTATGATCTCTTGAAATTAAGAATTAAAACCTTGGTAAAATTCTGGCAATAA
- a CDS encoding glycosyltransferase: MRILITADPELPVPPKLYGGIERIVDVLVTGLQSLGHTVGLVAHHQSTSKADRLFSWRGQRSQSKFDTFQNVMTLWSAVQEFKPDVVHSFSRIFYMLPILRSPIPKIMSYQRRPSDHTVRLASQIAGKSLTFTGCSDHICQIGSKAGGTWQTIYNCVDLAKYTFQPKVSPDAPLVFLSRIERIKGAHTAIAIAKKTDKKLIIAGNYSDTGEEGKYWREQIEPNLDNRQIKYIGSINDEQKNNLLGQALAMVVPIEWEEPFGIVFAEALACGTPVISCPRGALPEIIRQEIDGYLIETIDEAKRAIHNISQIDRHNCRQRVEHKFSTSTVIKQYEQVYDTLQGEH, encoded by the coding sequence ATGCGGATTCTAATTACTGCTGATCCTGAATTGCCTGTACCACCAAAACTCTACGGTGGAATTGAGAGAATTGTTGATGTGTTGGTGACTGGATTGCAAAGTCTTGGTCATACCGTTGGGTTGGTTGCACACCATCAATCAACTTCAAAAGCAGACAGATTATTTTCTTGGCGAGGTCAGCGATCGCAAAGTAAATTTGATACTTTCCAAAACGTGATGACTCTATGGTCAGCCGTACAAGAATTTAAGCCTGATGTTGTCCATAGCTTTTCCCGCATTTTTTATATGCTGCCAATTCTGCGATCGCCTATTCCCAAGATCATGTCTTACCAGAGAAGACCGAGCGACCATACAGTTCGACTAGCATCACAAATTGCAGGCAAATCTCTAACTTTTACAGGTTGTAGCGATCACATTTGTCAAATAGGCAGTAAGGCTGGTGGCACTTGGCAAACTATTTATAATTGTGTTGATCTTGCAAAGTACACATTTCAACCAAAAGTCTCACCTGATGCACCACTAGTGTTTTTGAGTCGGATTGAGCGGATTAAAGGGGCGCATACAGCGATCGCGATCGCCAAAAAAACTGACAAAAAGTTAATAATTGCGGGCAATTATAGTGACACAGGCGAAGAGGGAAAATATTGGCGAGAACAAATAGAGCCAAATCTGGATAACAGGCAAATTAAATATATCGGCTCGATCAATGATGAACAAAAAAATAACTTGTTAGGTCAAGCCTTAGCGATGGTTGTGCCTATTGAGTGGGAAGAGCCTTTTGGAATTGTTTTTGCGGAAGCTTTGGCATGTGGTACTCCTGTAATATCTTGTCCAAGAGGAGCTTTACCTGAAATCATCCGTCAAGAAATTGATGGCTACCTGATTGAAACAATTGATGAAGCTAAGCGAGCTATTCATAACATTTCACAAATTGATCGTCACAATTGTCGTCAAAGGGTTGAACATAAATTCTCAACTTCGACAGTTATCAAACAATATGAGCAAGTTTATGACACTTTGCAAGGTGAGCATTAG
- a CDS encoding class I SAM-dependent methyltransferase: MIKQRTLKQKIGVWLLPHLPVNNHVFNHIRLELNAWLVRTFFLLNPFYLKTIVNLKNAEDLLVNIGCGPFGKENWVNIDLFSHPNLTIRYDARKKFPLSNNSCRGIHVEHFFEHLNPIDEVPAFLNECYRCMQTGAVLRIIVPDLELYIRAYLSEGWELFNQIGCGGDKPQEAFKTKMDALNHVFVQGWEHYGGYDAENLEIVLREAGFSQVNRVDWRSGNFPVECIDREQHRSYSLYFEAQK, from the coding sequence ATGATTAAGCAAAGAACTTTAAAACAAAAAATTGGGGTTTGGTTGTTACCCCATCTTCCAGTGAATAATCATGTTTTTAACCACATACGTCTTGAACTTAATGCTTGGTTAGTTCGGACATTTTTTCTGCTCAATCCATTTTACTTAAAGACAATAGTAAATTTAAAGAATGCAGAAGATTTATTGGTTAATATTGGTTGTGGTCCTTTTGGTAAAGAGAATTGGGTAAATATTGATCTATTTTCACATCCTAATTTGACAATACGTTATGATGCTCGGAAGAAATTTCCGTTATCTAATAATTCCTGTCGAGGAATCCATGTAGAGCATTTCTTTGAACATTTAAATCCGATTGATGAAGTACCTGCATTTCTAAATGAGTGCTATCGGTGTATGCAGACTGGTGCGGTTTTGAGGATAATTGTCCCTGACCTAGAGCTTTATATCAGAGCATACCTATCGGAAGGATGGGAGCTTTTTAATCAAATTGGATGTGGAGGGGATAAGCCTCAAGAAGCTTTTAAAACTAAAATGGATGCTTTAAACCATGTCTTTGTTCAAGGTTGGGAACACTACGGAGGATATGATGCTGAGAACTTAGAGATAGTACTTCGCGAAGCAGGGTTTTCTCAGGTTAACCGTGTAGATTGGAGAAGTGGCAATTTTCCTGTTGAATGTATTGATCGTGAACAGCATCGTTCTTATTCACTTTATTTTGAAGCCCAAAAATAA
- a CDS encoding glycosyltransferase family 2 protein — MNKSKVSILIPCYNAEKWLTETLKSVLDQTYKDKEIIIIDDGSTDNSLLISKQFESANVKVISQENRGASAARNRALIEAQGDLIQYLDADDLLAPDKIELQINLLRQGYTDYVISGEWGRFYNSPLETKFTKEVVWQDLSPVDCLVYFLRREGMMPLHSWLIPRHIAEKAGGWNEELSLNDDGEYFCRVILASQGIKFCVGAKSYYRSGIDGSLSSLKSHSALKSAFLAVQLCTDSLLARENSDRTRYACACYWQSFIFMAYPQVPELIQYAEQNIRALGGCDLKPSGGEMFKVIRDTLGWKLAMRLQRLYYRYRYQIHT; from the coding sequence ATGAATAAGTCTAAGGTTTCTATCCTAATACCATGCTATAACGCTGAGAAATGGCTTACTGAGACATTAAAATCTGTTTTAGACCAAACATATAAAGACAAAGAAATTATCATAATTGATGATGGCTCAACTGATAATAGTCTACTTATTTCTAAACAGTTTGAGTCAGCTAATGTGAAGGTGATTAGCCAAGAAAATCGCGGAGCTAGTGCAGCGAGAAATAGAGCTTTGATTGAGGCTCAGGGAGATTTGATTCAATATTTGGATGCTGATGATTTATTAGCTCCTGATAAAATTGAACTTCAGATAAACCTGTTGCGCCAAGGCTATACCGACTATGTGATTTCAGGAGAATGGGGTAGATTTTACAACTCTCCCTTAGAAACCAAATTTACCAAAGAGGTAGTTTGGCAAGATCTCTCTCCTGTTGATTGTTTGGTTTATTTTTTGCGGCGAGAGGGAATGATGCCCTTACATAGTTGGTTAATCCCTCGACATATTGCAGAAAAAGCTGGTGGATGGAATGAGGAATTATCTTTGAATGATGATGGCGAATACTTTTGTCGTGTTATTCTTGCTAGCCAAGGTATTAAGTTTTGTGTAGGGGCTAAATCCTACTATCGATCAGGTATTGATGGTAGTTTAAGTAGTCTAAAATCTCATTCAGCTTTGAAGTCGGCTTTTTTAGCAGTGCAATTATGTACAGATAGCCTACTAGCCAGAGAAAATAGCGATCGCACCCGATATGCTTGTGCTTGTTATTGGCAGTCTTTTATTTTTATGGCATATCCACAAGTTCCAGAATTAATTCAGTATGCAGAGCAAAATATTCGCGCTCTTGGAGGCTGTGATTTAAAACCTTCTGGTGGAGAAATGTTTAAAGTTATCCGCGACACCTTGGGATGGAAATTAGCGATGCGCTTGCAGAGACTTTACTATCGCTATCGATATCAGATTCATACTTAA